The following coding sequences are from one Candidatus Melainabacteria bacterium window:
- a CDS encoding bacterioferritin: MYICICHVVTERDIEQAVQSGVTRFQDLAHRLHVAQKCGTCATCARECFNRALQASTSKQAD, from the coding sequence ATGTACATTTGCATTTGTCATGTCGTAACCGAACGCGACATTGAGCAAGCTGTTCAGTCTGGTGTGACGAGATTTCAGGATCTGGCTCATCGGCTGCACGTTGCTCAGAAATGCGGCACTTGTGCTACATGTGCGAGAGAATGTTTCAATCGAGCATTGCAAGCTTCTACCAGTAAGC